The following proteins come from a genomic window of Effusibacillus lacus:
- a CDS encoding flotillin-like FloA family protein, whose product GSSNNHKDVLENPDSISKTVLAKGLDAGTAFEILSIDIADVDVGKNIGAQLQTDQAEADKRIAQAKAEERRAMAVAREQEMRAFVEEMRAKVVEAESEVPKAMAEALRQGKLGVMDYMNMQNIMADTDMRDAISKMGDEPGKDAKK is encoded by the coding sequence GGTTCCAGCAACAACCATAAAGATGTGCTGGAAAACCCCGACTCCATTTCCAAAACCGTATTGGCAAAAGGATTGGATGCGGGTACCGCCTTTGAAATTCTCTCGATCGATATTGCCGACGTGGATGTGGGCAAGAACATCGGTGCCCAACTGCAAACCGACCAAGCCGAAGCAGACAAGCGGATCGCTCAGGCAAAAGCGGAAGAACGCCGGGCGATGGCGGTTGCCCGGGAACAGGAGATGCGGGCGTTTGTGGAGGAAATGCGGGCAAAAGTCGTCGAAGCGGAATCGGAAGTTCCCAAAGCGATGGCCGAAGCGCTGCGCCAAGGCAAATTGGGCGTAATGGATTACATGAACATGCAAAACATCATGGCGGACACGGACATGCGGGACGCCATTTCCAAAATGGGGGATGAACCCGGCAAGGATGCCAAGAAGTAG
- a CDS encoding flotillin-like FloA family protein → MDQAFISLLVLVGLAIIVLAILFTFIPVALWISAWAAGVRISIFNLIGMRLRRVVPARIVEPLIKATKAGLDINTNQLESHYLAGGNVDRVVNALIAAERANIQLGFERAAAIDLAGRDVLQAVQMSVNPRVIETPIVSAVAKDGIEVRVRARVTVRANIDRLVGGAGEETILARVGEGVVSTI, encoded by the coding sequence ATGGATCAAGCGTTTATTTCACTGCTGGTGCTGGTCGGACTGGCAATCATCGTATTGGCTATCTTGTTTACGTTCATCCCGGTTGCGCTCTGGATCTCTGCATGGGCGGCAGGTGTCCGGATCTCGATATTCAACCTGATCGGGATGCGTCTGCGTCGCGTGGTGCCGGCCAGAATTGTGGAACCCTTAATCAAGGCGACCAAAGCGGGTTTGGATATCAACACCAACCAACTGGAAAGCCACTATCTGGCAGGCGGTAACGTGGACCGGGTGGTGAACGCCCTGATTGCGGCTGAACGGGCCAACATTCAACTGGGATTTGAACGTGCGGCAGCCATTGACCTGGCAGGGCGGGATGTATTGCAGGCAGTTCAGATGAGCGTTAACCCTCGGGTTATCGAGACTCCGATCGTATCGGCCGTTGCCAAAGACGGGATTGAAGTTCGCGTGCGAGCACGGGTTACTGTGCGTGCCAACATTGACCGGCTTGTGGGTGGTGCCGGAGAGGAAACGATTCTGGCGCGTGTAGGAGAAGGTGTTGTAAGTACAATT
- a CDS encoding NfeD family protein, translated as MSKFLRVASLLCILSSILLMPFTADAGTKPNPEVYAVTIENTIETGLAQSLERAFKLAREVQPKAILLRINTLGGSVSAALDIGQTIRESDIPVIAYVKHNAISAGAYIALNAEHIAMAPGSTIGAAEPRTLEGKQADPKIVAVWASEMRSVAEANSRNGDIAAGMVDVDLEIPGVKEKGTLLSLTAEQAVKHKIADGIFGSEKEMLAHYGYNASLVEEHNMSFAEKFARFVTHPFVIPILLIVGIVGLVVELLIPGVTLPGVIGTIAFALFFFGHMIAGFAGWESLLLFLLGVVLLVIEIFVTSFGILGVAGIVAIGASVGVAVYDAKYGVQSFLVALLFAGAAAWITIKYFGHRGAWNKLILKDQLTKEKGYVPVKSYNYLLYQEGAALTPLRPSGMALINGQRFDVVTEGDFIDSGDPVEVVHVEGVRIVVRRKSEFVELK; from the coding sequence ATGTCAAAGTTTCTTCGAGTTGCGAGTCTGCTCTGCATCTTGTCTTCAATCCTGTTGATGCCTTTCACCGCAGATGCTGGAACAAAGCCCAATCCGGAAGTGTATGCGGTGACAATTGAGAATACAATTGAAACAGGGCTTGCACAGTCTCTGGAACGGGCGTTTAAGCTGGCCCGGGAGGTTCAGCCAAAAGCCATTCTGTTGAGAATCAACACGCTTGGAGGCAGTGTAAGCGCTGCTCTTGATATTGGGCAAACCATCCGGGAGTCAGACATTCCGGTCATTGCATATGTGAAGCACAATGCAATCTCGGCTGGCGCTTACATTGCTCTGAATGCAGAACATATCGCCATGGCACCGGGCAGCACCATCGGCGCGGCGGAACCCCGTACTCTCGAAGGTAAGCAGGCTGATCCCAAGATTGTTGCGGTCTGGGCGTCCGAGATGAGATCCGTGGCGGAAGCAAACAGCCGCAACGGTGACATTGCGGCCGGTATGGTCGATGTCGACCTCGAAATCCCGGGTGTTAAGGAAAAAGGGACTCTGCTTTCCCTTACGGCGGAACAAGCTGTCAAACACAAGATCGCGGACGGTATATTTGGTTCCGAGAAGGAAATGCTGGCACATTACGGATATAATGCCTCGCTGGTTGAAGAGCACAATATGTCCTTTGCCGAAAAATTTGCCCGCTTTGTAACCCATCCGTTTGTCATTCCGATCCTGCTGATTGTGGGAATCGTCGGTCTGGTAGTGGAATTGCTGATTCCCGGTGTGACTTTGCCGGGAGTGATTGGCACAATTGCGTTTGCCCTGTTTTTCTTCGGGCATATGATTGCCGGATTTGCCGGCTGGGAGTCTTTGTTGCTGTTCCTGTTGGGGGTGGTCCTCCTGGTGATCGAGATTTTCGTTACATCCTTCGGTATACTTGGAGTGGCAGGAATTGTGGCGATCGGTGCCAGTGTGGGAGTAGCGGTTTATGATGCCAAATACGGTGTTCAATCCTTCCTAGTCGCACTTCTGTTTGCAGGTGCTGCCGCCTGGATTACCATCAAATACTTCGGTCACCGGGGAGCTTGGAACAAATTGATTCTGAAAGACCAGTTGACCAAAGAGAAAGGCTATGTGCCCGTGAAAAGCTACAATTATCTGTTGTATCAGGAAGGCGCCGCCTTGACTCCGCTCCGGCCATCAGGAATGGCATTGATTAACGGGCAACGGTTTGACGTAGTGACGGAAGGCGACTTCATTGATTCCGGGGATCCTGTTGAAGTGGTGCATGTGGAAGGAGTTCGCATCGTGGTTCGCCGCAAGTCGGAGTTTGTTGAACTAAAATAA
- a CDS encoding GatB/YqeY domain-containing protein, with protein MGLAERLEADMKQAMKDRDKIRLSTIRMIRTAIKNAEIDQRKTMTDDDILAVLNRELKQRRDSLQAFKDAGRSDLVDQVEQEIKVLQDYLPAQLDENELREIVLATIAEVGASSKKDMGKVMGALMPKVQGRADGKLVNQLVQAHLS; from the coding sequence GTGGGCTTGGCCGAACGTTTGGAAGCTGATATGAAACAGGCGATGAAAGACAGGGACAAGATCCGTCTGTCCACCATCCGCATGATTCGTACAGCCATCAAGAATGCCGAAATTGATCAAAGAAAGACTATGACGGATGACGACATCCTCGCTGTCTTGAACCGTGAATTGAAGCAACGGCGCGATTCCCTCCAAGCATTTAAAGATGCCGGCCGTTCCGATCTGGTTGATCAAGTTGAGCAGGAAATTAAGGTTTTGCAGGATTACCTGCCAGCCCAATTGGATGAAAACGAGCTTCGCGAGATTGTGCTGGCTACGATTGCCGAAGTGGGCGCTTCATCCAAGAAGGATATGGGCAAGGTCATGGGGGCTCTGATGCCGAAGGTGCAGGGCCGTGCCGATGGCAAACTTGTGAATCAACTGGTGCAGGCGCACCTGTCATAA
- the rpsU gene encoding 30S ribosomal protein S21: MSEVRVRKNESLDSALRRFKRATAKDGILAEVKKRKHYEKPSVARKKKSEAARKKKKY; this comes from the coding sequence GTGTCAGAAGTTCGGGTTCGCAAGAATGAATCGTTGGACAGTGCGCTTCGTCGTTTCAAGCGTGCTACAGCCAAGGACGGTATCCTTGCTGAGGTCAAGAAGCGCAAGCACTACGAGAAACCTAGTGTTGCTCGGAAGAAAAAGTCCGAGGCTGCTCGCAAAAAGAAGAAATACTAA
- a CDS encoding ATPase, translating to MLQLGKKIVIVNDSFEQNLPIGEYGYIIGRERSSDSAFDYIIRVPAKDRHYYVPAADIELEETIIKRQAEEVERQALIDYALATGNKQLFEELVGKKPEEEPAKNEHVKPEEFIRKVNVNAWI from the coding sequence TTGCTGCAACTTGGGAAGAAGATCGTTATTGTAAATGATTCCTTCGAACAAAACCTGCCCATCGGTGAGTATGGATATATCATTGGGCGCGAGCGCAGTTCCGACAGCGCATTTGATTATATAATCCGGGTGCCGGCAAAAGACAGGCATTACTACGTACCCGCCGCCGACATTGAACTGGAAGAGACAATCATCAAGCGCCAGGCGGAAGAAGTGGAACGTCAGGCATTGATCGATTATGCACTGGCAACCGGAAATAAACAACTGTTTGAAGAACTGGTGGGCAAGAAACCGGAAGAAGAACCCGCCAAGAACGAACATGTTAAACCGGAGGAATTCATCCGGAAAGTGAATGTAAACGCATGGATCTGA
- a CDS encoding type II secretion system F family protein — protein MEKLLLIFTSFLFFTFVTAGALATVFGSRIQIERRIQHLITDESEERLTEDLILQEVDNEKSGLSLWDRVGKPLWQKFRNFTVGKMSSHTARTLEKKLRDAGYPFQLTPADFKLLQLMLGAGFFLLILLLFLPLSKDIGRIFIFAVVGGTFGMMYPNYYLNAKRKQRTVAIQKAMSDFFDMVNVSIEAGMGLDAAIAKVCKRMEGPLSVEFLRTLDEMKLGKSRKEAFSDLRDRVPSEPFQSVMSALIQADHLGIGMAKVLRAQTRRIREQRRHAAKEQALKAPVKMMIPMVLFMFPTLFVVLLGPIVVQLVTK, from the coding sequence ATGGAAAAGTTGTTGCTGATATTCACAAGTTTCCTGTTCTTTACGTTTGTAACGGCGGGCGCGCTGGCAACGGTTTTTGGAAGCCGAATTCAGATCGAACGACGTATCCAACATCTTATTACGGATGAGAGTGAGGAAAGATTGACCGAAGATTTGATCCTGCAAGAGGTTGACAACGAAAAGTCCGGATTGAGTTTGTGGGATCGGGTAGGAAAACCCCTCTGGCAGAAGTTCCGGAACTTCACGGTCGGAAAAATGTCCTCCCATACGGCAAGAACCCTGGAAAAAAAGCTGCGTGACGCGGGGTATCCGTTCCAACTGACACCTGCCGATTTTAAATTGCTGCAACTGATGTTGGGAGCAGGTTTCTTCCTTCTCATACTGCTCTTATTCCTCCCGTTATCCAAGGATATTGGACGAATCTTCATATTTGCAGTCGTTGGCGGAACATTTGGCATGATGTATCCGAACTATTATCTGAATGCAAAACGGAAGCAAAGGACGGTCGCCATTCAAAAAGCAATGTCCGATTTTTTCGATATGGTCAATGTATCGATAGAAGCGGGAATGGGTCTGGACGCGGCGATCGCGAAGGTCTGCAAACGGATGGAAGGCCCCTTGTCCGTCGAGTTTCTGCGGACTTTGGATGAGATGAAACTGGGGAAGTCAAGGAAAGAGGCATTTTCCGACCTTCGGGACCGGGTGCCGTCTGAACCGTTTCAAAGTGTAATGAGCGCATTGATCCAAGCGGATCACCTGGGTATCGGGATGGCGAAAGTGCTGCGGGCACAAACCCGCCGGATCCGGGAACAACGGCGGCATGCCGCGAAGGAACAAGCCTTGAAAGCACCGGTTAAGATGATGATTCCGATGGTTTTGTTTATGTTCCCGACATTGTTTGTTGTTTTGCTGGGACCGATTGTGGTTCAGCTTGTGACAAAGTGA
- a CDS encoding type II secretion system F family protein — MNDGILQLAGFAFLFFTLLFGLVINLASRRKTKLETRLEKFLPHTQPQEVEPETVEAKEKGSGLLRRLISAIGNQFAGRSFVRRWESRLEQAALPLKPEEFFALRLILMGAALLTLFLLGFSGAALVPVALLGYWLPRFYLQRSKEKRLSRCAAQLASALGTMATAMRAGFSFIQAMQLVGREVPDPLGPEFDRTIREISFGVPIEEAFYRLLGRLPDADLDLLVTALLVQRSTGGNLAEILELMQETIQERVRIKEELNTLTAQGRLSAWIISLLPVLLGVFLNFMNPEYFSPMLHHPLGWLLLAMGTVSGFIGWMTIRKIIQIEV; from the coding sequence ATGAACGACGGAATCCTGCAACTGGCGGGATTTGCTTTTCTTTTTTTTACACTGTTGTTTGGATTGGTAATCAATCTCGCTTCACGGCGTAAAACAAAACTGGAAACTCGTCTTGAGAAATTCCTTCCCCATACCCAACCGCAGGAAGTAGAGCCGGAAACCGTTGAGGCGAAAGAAAAAGGGTCCGGCCTCTTACGGCGGCTCATATCCGCAATCGGCAACCAGTTTGCGGGCAGGTCTTTTGTACGCCGCTGGGAATCACGATTGGAACAGGCGGCACTGCCTCTCAAACCAGAAGAGTTCTTCGCTCTTCGATTGATTTTAATGGGAGCCGCACTGCTCACTTTGTTTCTCCTGGGATTTAGTGGGGCTGCACTGGTTCCGGTCGCGTTACTCGGGTATTGGCTGCCGCGTTTCTATCTACAGCGGAGTAAAGAGAAACGGCTTTCGCGTTGCGCCGCCCAATTGGCTTCCGCTCTGGGAACCATGGCGACTGCGATGCGTGCCGGATTCAGTTTTATTCAGGCGATGCAGCTGGTCGGACGGGAAGTCCCCGACCCTTTGGGCCCCGAATTTGACCGGACGATTCGTGAAATCAGCTTCGGGGTTCCAATTGAAGAGGCTTTTTACCGGCTGTTGGGGCGTTTGCCGGATGCCGACCTTGATTTGTTGGTAACCGCCTTGCTGGTCCAACGTTCCACCGGCGGAAACTTGGCAGAAATTCTTGAGTTAATGCAGGAAACGATCCAAGAGCGGGTGCGGATTAAAGAGGAGTTGAACACACTTACCGCGCAAGGCCGTTTGTCGGCGTGGATTATTTCGCTTTTGCCCGTATTGTTGGGAGTTTTCCTCAATTTCATGAATCCGGAGTATTTCTCTCCCATGTTGCATCATCCTTTGGGTTGGCTGCTGCTTGCAATGGGTACCGTATCGGGGTTTATCGGGTGGATGACGATCCGTAAGATCATCCAAATCGAGGTGTAA
- a CDS encoding CpaF family protein, with translation MSLLKRLTEQEVTFVPVPQGKRTASGNGPVVATRELPKEPDIKGRLHKYLVEELKKHPNLDDKALEQLIPKLAAPFFEGEGERLTFEAKNQILTTVINELIGYGPITPFLADPDVSEVMVNGPYQIYVEKKGHLIKTDAFFRDDEHVLQVIEKIVTPLGRRVDESMPMVDARLPDGSRVNAIIPPLALNGPTVTIRKFSKKPLQIDDLVRFGTLSEEMGKFLDGCVKARLNMFISGGTGSGKTTTLNVLSSFIPNDERIITIEDAAELQLSQEHVVSLETRPPNIEGKGAITIRDLVRNSLRMRPERIVIGEVRSAEALDMLQAMNTGHDGSLATGHANSPRDMLSRLETMVLMAGMDLPVRAIREQISSAIDLIIQQSRLKDGSRKITHITEVLGMEGDTIVLQDLFVFKQTGMTPDGKIQGQFVSTGIRPHCAEKLEIAGIALPSEWFREEW, from the coding sequence TTGTCACTCTTAAAGCGTTTAACCGAGCAGGAAGTGACGTTTGTACCCGTTCCGCAGGGGAAAAGGACTGCATCCGGAAATGGACCTGTTGTGGCAACCCGGGAGTTGCCGAAAGAACCCGATATAAAGGGCCGCCTCCATAAATACTTGGTGGAAGAATTGAAAAAGCATCCAAATCTGGACGATAAGGCCTTGGAACAACTGATTCCAAAACTGGCGGCACCGTTTTTTGAGGGAGAAGGGGAACGTCTTACATTTGAAGCAAAGAATCAGATCCTGACCACCGTTATCAACGAATTGATCGGTTATGGTCCGATTACCCCTTTTTTGGCCGATCCCGATGTTTCGGAAGTAATGGTGAATGGTCCCTACCAAATCTATGTTGAGAAAAAAGGCCATCTGATTAAAACGGACGCCTTTTTCCGCGATGATGAACATGTTCTGCAGGTGATTGAGAAAATCGTGACGCCTTTGGGACGCCGCGTTGACGAAAGCATGCCGATGGTGGACGCCCGCTTGCCGGACGGGTCACGCGTGAACGCGATTATCCCGCCGCTTGCATTAAACGGACCGACCGTTACAATCCGGAAATTCTCGAAGAAACCCCTGCAAATCGACGATTTGGTCCGCTTTGGAACATTAAGCGAAGAAATGGGAAAATTCCTGGACGGTTGTGTAAAGGCTCGCCTAAACATGTTTATCAGCGGAGGTACCGGTTCCGGAAAAACAACTACACTGAACGTATTGTCCTCATTCATTCCAAACGATGAGCGCATTATTACGATCGAAGACGCAGCCGAACTGCAGTTGTCACAGGAGCACGTCGTGTCGCTTGAAACACGCCCGCCCAACATCGAGGGAAAAGGGGCCATTACCATCCGAGATCTCGTTCGGAACTCGTTGCGGATGCGGCCTGAACGGATTGTCATCGGTGAGGTGCGAAGCGCTGAAGCGCTGGACATGCTGCAGGCAATGAACACCGGTCATGACGGATCGCTGGCCACAGGGCATGCCAACTCCCCGCGGGACATGTTGTCCCGATTGGAGACGATGGTGTTAATGGCGGGGATGGATTTGCCCGTGCGGGCGATCCGTGAACAGATCTCGAGCGCGATTGATCTGATTATCCAACAATCCCGATTAAAGGACGGGAGCCGCAAGATCACGCACATCACTGAAGTGTTGGGGATGGAAGGAGATACAATTGTTCTTCAGGATCTATTTGTCTTTAAACAAACGGGGATGACTCCTGACGGCAAGATCCAGGGTCAGTTTGTTTCCACCGGTATCCGTCCGCATTGTGCCGAAAAACTGGAAATTGCGGGAATTGCACTGCCATCCGAATGGTTCCGTGAGGAGTGGTAA
- a CDS encoding nucleotide-binding protein produces MTLRWMGFVENVGSVTTVHSAVSRAGHSVQWFTELNDMLKELSSAQGAVVFLKTSLAYDVYELCREMSLTYPYVAIILLVPAEELDLKKAMHTGAVDAIALPPQEQEVIQAVREAENSVRLKMARILTNTSRVQKEDGRVLTVCGTKGGVGKTTITVNLAVAFSKSNLKVAVLDLDLQFGDVAILFDSQPKRTIYEWIKEEYEYSRRNLDRYMIHHSSGVDILPAPLRPEFADVVTGEHVRIVIAKLRREYDLVLVDTPPFLVETGLVALDNSADILLITSVDLPTLKNSKLCIETLEALGMKDKIKVVLNRDTKVEGITQEMIENVLGMPIYSRIPSEGKVVVASVNKGIPFVLSHSRSAVAKSVFSFAAKLRANQGLVKKTSQKSMLSRVFSR; encoded by the coding sequence ATGACACTCCGCTGGATGGGTTTCGTCGAAAATGTCGGCTCTGTAACAACGGTGCATTCTGCGGTCAGCCGTGCGGGACACTCGGTTCAATGGTTTACAGAGTTGAACGACATGCTAAAAGAATTGTCCAGTGCCCAGGGAGCCGTTGTCTTTCTCAAGACATCCCTCGCCTATGACGTCTATGAACTATGTCGTGAAATGTCTTTGACGTATCCGTATGTGGCGATTATCCTGCTGGTACCGGCCGAAGAACTGGATCTGAAGAAAGCGATGCATACGGGGGCGGTTGACGCAATCGCGCTGCCACCCCAGGAACAGGAAGTTATCCAGGCTGTGCGTGAAGCGGAAAACTCCGTCCGGTTAAAAATGGCCCGTATACTAACCAATACCTCACGGGTACAAAAAGAGGACGGCCGGGTACTGACCGTCTGCGGTACCAAAGGCGGTGTGGGAAAAACAACGATCACTGTCAATTTGGCTGTCGCTTTTTCTAAGTCGAATCTGAAAGTTGCCGTACTGGACTTGGATCTGCAGTTTGGGGATGTTGCGATTTTGTTTGACTCTCAGCCAAAACGAACCATATATGAGTGGATCAAAGAAGAATATGAATATTCGCGGAGGAACCTTGACCGTTATATGATTCACCATTCTTCCGGAGTGGATATTCTACCGGCACCGCTTCGCCCGGAGTTTGCGGACGTGGTGACAGGGGAGCATGTCAGAATCGTGATCGCGAAATTGCGGCGCGAATATGATCTGGTGTTGGTCGATACCCCGCCCTTTCTTGTTGAGACAGGATTGGTGGCTTTGGATAATTCTGCGGACATTCTGCTCATTACATCGGTTGATTTGCCGACATTAAAAAACAGCAAGTTGTGCATTGAAACTTTAGAAGCACTGGGGATGAAAGACAAGATTAAAGTGGTTCTTAACCGTGACACCAAAGTTGAGGGGATCACCCAGGAGATGATCGAAAACGTATTGGGCATGCCGATTTACTCTCGGATTCCGAGTGAGGGAAAAGTCGTGGTCGCTTCGGTGAACAAAGGAATCCCGTTTGTTCTTTCGCATTCCCGATCGGCTGTTGCCAAGAGCGTTTTTTCCTTTGCTGCCAAGCTTCGAGCCAATCAAGGTCTGGTGAAAAAAACATCCCAAAAATCGATGTTAAGCCGAGTTTTCAGCAGATAG
- the cpaB gene encoding Flp pilus assembly protein CpaB yields the protein MKTKTIWVWAVVFGAVATGTMYLFLFNPGKQPASQTKIQTNSEKKDTEEASKSKQSNNQPAPNIKDGGVVKLSLAPGKRAISIAVNEVQGVSGFITPGAYVDVVVMVPTPEGENASAQILLQNVRVLAVGQLNTTPENSTKVSVYRTVTLEVLPIEGSALAFAAQKGAVSLMLRAPGDSSATANAHITLDQLNKGVISR from the coding sequence ATGAAAACCAAAACAATCTGGGTGTGGGCAGTCGTCTTTGGGGCAGTCGCGACAGGAACAATGTACCTGTTTCTTTTCAATCCGGGCAAACAACCGGCTTCCCAGACCAAGATCCAGACAAACTCAGAGAAAAAAGATACTGAAGAGGCTTCCAAATCCAAGCAATCGAATAACCAACCTGCTCCGAATATCAAAGACGGAGGAGTGGTCAAACTGTCCCTTGCCCCGGGAAAACGGGCAATATCCATTGCGGTGAACGAAGTGCAGGGCGTCTCCGGCTTTATCACTCCGGGGGCGTATGTTGATGTGGTGGTCATGGTGCCGACTCCGGAAGGGGAGAACGCATCAGCACAAATTCTGCTTCAAAATGTAAGGGTACTCGCTGTTGGACAGCTCAATACAACGCCGGAAAACAGTACGAAAGTGTCCGTTTATCGGACGGTGACTCTTGAAGTATTGCCGATTGAAGGATCTGCGTTAGCGTTTGCCGCGCAAAAGGGTGCAGTTTCCCTGATGCTGCGCGCACCGGGAGATTCATCCGCAACAGCGAACGCCCATATCACGCTTGATCAGTTGAACAAAGGAGTGATCTCGCGATGA
- a CDS encoding TadE/TadG family type IV pilus assembly protein, whose product MNKIGWKLNQLIRNEKGAVLVLVAAGMTVFLGLTALVIDGGGLYLERARLQKAMDAAVLAGAQELPNRPEMAKQEAERAAAANGVEASELMITFNASNTTIQATVVRSKQLKFVHALGISDPPVRATAKVELRPLTSVAGVIPLGVDASRQLAYGDAVILKVGEPKYGNFVALQMPGPGASDYREDLKNGYQETISIGDILDTKHGNMVGPTKQAIEDRMARCPYHGSASCYDYPKDCPLVVLVPVYKPIGDGTRVDQVQVVGFASFFIERIGSTNEGVEIIGRFIQTAYSGSSSPSQGDYGAYGYKLIE is encoded by the coding sequence ATGAACAAGATCGGGTGGAAACTGAACCAACTCATACGCAATGAAAAAGGGGCAGTCCTCGTTCTCGTTGCTGCCGGAATGACAGTTTTTTTGGGTTTGACGGCATTAGTGATCGATGGCGGAGGTTTGTATCTGGAAAGAGCAAGGTTGCAAAAAGCGATGGATGCGGCGGTTTTGGCCGGGGCGCAAGAGCTTCCGAACCGTCCGGAAATGGCGAAACAAGAAGCCGAACGCGCGGCTGCCGCAAACGGGGTGGAAGCTTCGGAGTTGATGATTACGTTCAACGCTTCAAATACAACCATTCAGGCAACCGTGGTTCGAAGCAAACAACTTAAATTTGTCCATGCGTTGGGGATTTCCGATCCGCCGGTGAGAGCGACGGCAAAGGTCGAACTGCGGCCGCTGACATCGGTGGCTGGCGTGATTCCGCTCGGGGTCGATGCTTCCAGACAATTGGCTTACGGAGACGCAGTGATCTTAAAGGTCGGGGAACCAAAGTACGGGAATTTCGTGGCGTTGCAAATGCCCGGTCCCGGGGCCAGTGATTATCGGGAAGATCTCAAGAACGGATATCAGGAAACGATTTCGATCGGAGATATTCTGGATACCAAGCACGGGAATATGGTGGGGCCTACCAAACAGGCTATTGAAGATCGAATGGCAAGGTGTCCTTACCATGGAAGCGCCAGTTGTTATGATTATCCGAAAGACTGTCCTTTGGTAGTGCTGGTTCCGGTTTATAAACCGATCGGCGACGGAACCCGGGTGGATCAGGTTCAGGTGGTCGGGTTCGCCTCCTTTTTTATAGAGAGGATAGGATCAACGAACGAAGGTGTGGAAATCATCGGACGATTCATTCAGACCGCATATTCGGGTTCCAGTTCACCATCTCAAGGAGACTACGGGGCCTACGGATATAAATTGATTGAGTGA
- a CDS encoding TadE/TadG family type IV pilus assembly protein translates to MKSQKGQSTVEMAISLTVLVLLLFGIIDFGRIFHAYLALDHAGREAARTASIGGDDIQIKEVAVRAASSLDTAKLGISIMPDQPSRKRGTYVTILLTYSVDIVTPLMAQFIPNPYSLQNQTVMRVE, encoded by the coding sequence ATGAAATCCCAGAAAGGACAGTCAACGGTTGAGATGGCGATAAGTTTGACCGTTCTGGTCTTGTTGCTGTTTGGGATTATTGACTTTGGAAGAATTTTTCACGCTTATTTGGCATTGGATCACGCTGGTCGGGAAGCCGCGAGGACAGCCAGCATCGGCGGAGATGACATACAAATAAAGGAGGTTGCTGTACGTGCAGCGTCAAGCTTGGATACTGCCAAACTCGGCATTAGCATTATGCCGGACCAACCAAGCAGAAAGCGAGGCACATACGTCACCATTTTGCTTACGTATTCGGTTGACATTGTAACACCACTAATGGCACAGTTCATACCGAATCCGTATTCATTGCAAAATCAAACTGTCATGCGGGTGGAATAG
- a CDS encoding A24 family peptidase, with amino-acid sequence MEDYVLGAGLLISLVTDLRSRKILNVVTLPVIGIAVVYHTVVSGWDGLVFSVSGLLFGFGLLFIPYLLGGMGAGDVKLLAAIGSLKGAAFVFSSFLYTCLIGGVISLIILAVRKQLGKSMHRIGHALVCMRGSAESFNVLEKSELHHAFPYGVAIVLGSLSAYLWGGF; translated from the coding sequence ATGGAAGATTACGTTCTAGGGGCGGGACTGTTGATATCTCTCGTTACCGATTTGCGAAGCCGTAAGATTTTAAACGTGGTTACACTGCCGGTCATTGGGATTGCAGTTGTCTATCATACGGTTGTGAGCGGATGGGATGGATTGGTATTTAGCGTCAGCGGATTGCTGTTTGGATTTGGTCTCTTATTTATCCCTTACCTGCTAGGCGGCATGGGGGCGGGAGATGTAAAATTGCTGGCTGCCATTGGATCACTGAAAGGTGCAGCATTTGTGTTTAGTTCTTTTTTATATACCTGTTTAATCGGAGGAGTCATTTCGTTGATCATCCTGGCCGTAAGAAAACAGTTAGGAAAATCAATGCATCGCATAGGACATGCACTTGTCTGTATGAGAGGCAGCGCTGAATCATTCAATGTTTTGGAAAAAAGTGAGTTGCACCATGCATTTCCATATGGAGTGGCTATTGTATTGGGGTCATTGTCTGCGTATCTGTGGGGTGGTTTCTGA
- a CDS encoding Flp family type IVb pilin, whose protein sequence is MLQQMKNLVGEEKGQAMTEYVLILGLIAVVVIAALTLLGDQIKEKFNEIVTKLGGTPTQ, encoded by the coding sequence ATGCTTCAGCAAATGAAGAATCTCGTTGGAGAAGAAAAAGGACAAGCAATGACAGAATACGTGCTTATTCTTGGTTTGATTGCAGTTGTCGTGATTGCGGCACTGACTCTCTTGGGTGATCAGATCAAGGAAAAGTTCAACGAGATTGTCACAAAGCTCGGTGGCACGCCGACACAATAA